The following are encoded in a window of uncultured Pseudomonas sp. genomic DNA:
- the glmM gene encoding phosphoglucosamine mutase, with the protein MGRKYFGTDGIRGRVGDFPITPEFMLKLGWAAGMAFRRQGKCRILIGKDTRISGYMFESALEAGLSAAGADVMLLGPMPTPAIAYLTRTFQAEAGIVISASHNPHHDNGIKFFSGQGTKLPDEIEQMIEELLDEPMTVVESEQLGKVSRINDAAGRYIEFCKSSVPTSTSFAGLKIVVDCAHGAAYKVAPSVFRELGAQVIVLSAQPNGLNINDACGSTHVEALQAEVKAQHADLGIAFDGDADRVVMVDSSGAVVDGDELMFIIARDLLERGKLQGGVVGTLMSNLGLELALADLGIPFVRAKVGDRYVIAELLSRNWQLGGENSGHLVCFQHTTTGDAIIAALQVLLALKRREQTLGEARQGMQKCPQVLVNVRFAGGLDPLEHPAVQEASARVTEKMAGRGRVLLRKSGTEPLVRVMVEGDDESLVRSYANELAKVVADVCA; encoded by the coding sequence ATGGGTAGAAAGTATTTTGGGACTGACGGTATTCGTGGGCGTGTCGGTGACTTCCCTATTACCCCGGAATTCATGCTCAAGCTCGGCTGGGCGGCCGGGATGGCGTTTCGCAGGCAGGGTAAGTGCCGCATTCTGATCGGCAAGGACACGCGTATTTCCGGCTATATGTTTGAGTCTGCTTTGGAGGCGGGTCTGTCCGCGGCCGGGGCGGATGTGATGCTGTTGGGGCCGATGCCGACGCCTGCAATCGCCTACCTGACCCGAACCTTTCAAGCCGAGGCCGGGATTGTCATCAGTGCTTCGCATAACCCGCATCACGATAATGGCATCAAGTTCTTCTCAGGGCAGGGCACCAAGCTGCCGGATGAAATTGAACAGATGATCGAAGAGTTGCTCGATGAACCGATGACAGTGGTTGAGTCGGAGCAGTTAGGTAAGGTTTCGCGGATCAATGATGCCGCCGGCCGTTATATCGAATTTTGTAAAAGCAGTGTGCCTACCAGTACGAGTTTTGCTGGCCTCAAGATAGTGGTCGATTGCGCCCATGGTGCAGCCTACAAGGTGGCCCCCAGTGTATTTCGTGAGCTAGGTGCGCAGGTGATTGTACTGTCGGCGCAGCCCAATGGTCTGAATATCAACGATGCCTGTGGCTCGACTCATGTCGAGGCGCTGCAAGCTGAAGTAAAGGCGCAGCATGCCGACCTGGGGATCGCATTCGACGGCGATGCGGATCGCGTAGTGATGGTCGATAGTTCAGGTGCGGTGGTTGATGGTGATGAGTTGATGTTTATCATCGCTCGTGACCTGCTGGAGCGAGGCAAGCTGCAGGGTGGGGTGGTCGGTACGCTGATGAGTAACCTAGGGCTGGAGCTTGCTCTGGCGGATCTGGGTATTCCATTTGTACGCGCCAAGGTCGGTGATCGTTATGTGATTGCCGAATTGCTTTCGCGTAACTGGCAGTTAGGTGGGGAAAATTCCGGTCACCTGGTGTGCTTCCAGCACACCACAACTGGTGATGCGATCATTGCTGCGCTGCAAGTACTGCTAGCGCTCAAGCGTCGCGAGCAGACGCTGGGTGAGGCTCGGCAGGGTATGCAGAAGTGTCCGCAGGTGCTGGTTAATGTACGCTTTGCGGGAGGGCTGGATCCGCTGGAGCACCCGGCTGTGCAGGAGGCTAGCGCACGGGTCACCGAAAAAATGGCGGGTCGTGGGCGGGTGTTGCTTCGCAAATCTGGCACTGAGCCATTGGTGCGGGTCATGGTTGAGGGTGATGATGAAAGCCTCGTGCGTAGCTATGCCAATGAATTGGCTAAAGTTGTTGCTG
- the folP gene encoding dihydropteroate synthase, producing the protein MSSVVPTFDRLPCGSRFLDLSRPQVMGILNVTPDSFSDGGRYGQRDAALRHAEAMLLAGATLIDVGGESTRPGARAVSPVEELERVCPVVETIARELDVIISVDTSTPAVIRETARLGAGLINDVRSLQRDGALDAVADSGLPVCLMHMRGEPTTMQQNPEYPDVVVEVREFLLERLAACAAAGIAAERVILDPGFGFAKTLEHNLSLFKHLQALHALGRPLLVGVSRKSMIGKVLGHEVGERLYGSLALAALALSKGAHILRVHDVAQTVDVVRMIAAVETAE; encoded by the coding sequence ATGTCTTCTGTTGTGCCAACCTTTGACCGGCTGCCCTGTGGCAGCCGGTTTCTTGATTTAAGCCGTCCGCAAGTGATGGGCATTCTCAATGTCACCCCTGACTCCTTCTCCGATGGCGGGCGTTATGGGCAGCGTGATGCAGCGCTACGGCATGCTGAAGCGATGCTGCTAGCTGGCGCGACGCTGATTGATGTCGGTGGTGAGTCGACGCGCCCGGGGGCTCGTGCTGTCTCCCCGGTGGAGGAGCTGGAGCGGGTCTGTCCCGTCGTTGAAACCATTGCTCGCGAGCTAGATGTGATCATTTCGGTGGATACCTCTACGCCAGCGGTCATCCGTGAAACGGCGCGCCTGGGAGCTGGCTTGATCAATGATGTGCGTTCGCTGCAGCGTGACGGTGCTCTGGATGCTGTCGCTGACAGCGGCTTGCCGGTGTGTCTGATGCACATGCGCGGTGAGCCAACCACCATGCAGCAGAATCCTGAATACCCTGATGTAGTGGTCGAGGTGCGCGAGTTTCTGCTTGAGCGGCTGGCTGCTTGTGCGGCGGCAGGAATTGCTGCGGAGCGGGTCATTCTTGATCCGGGTTTTGGTTTTGCGAAAACCCTGGAACACAACTTATCGCTGTTCAAGCATCTGCAGGCGTTGCATGCATTAGGGCGGCCCTTGCTGGTAGGGGTGTCGCGCAAAAGTATGATCGGCAAGGTGCTTGGGCATGAAGTGGGTGAGCGGTTATACGGCAGTCTGGCCTTAGCTGCGCTGGCGCTGAGTAAAGGCGCGCACATTTTGCGGGTGCATGATGTGGCGCAAACGGTTGATGTGGTGCGGATGATCGCCGCGGTTGAAACCGCAGAGTAA
- the ftsH gene encoding ATP-dependent zinc metalloprotease FtsH has protein sequence MAKNLVLWLIIAAVLVTVMNNFSSPTESNKLNYSQFIQQVQDGGVKRVTVDGFIISGTRSDGSSFETVRPAIQDNGLIKDLIDNNVEIVGKQPEQQSIWTQLLVASFPILVIIAVFMFFMRQMQGGAGGKGGPMSFGKSKARLLSEDQVKTTFADVAGCDEAKEEVSELVEFLRDPGKFQRLGGRIPRGVLMVGSPGTGKTLLAKAVAGEAKVPFFTISGSDFVEMFVGVGASRVRDMFEQAKKHAPCIIFIDEIDAVGRHRGAGMGGGHDEREQTLNQLLVEMDGFEANDGIIVIAATNRPDVLDPALLRPGRFDRQVVVGLPDIRGREQILKVHMRKVPMGEDVAPAVIARGTPGFSGADLANLVNEASLFAARSGKRVVEMKEFELAKDKIMMGAERKTMVMSDKEKLNTAFHEAGHAIVGRLVPEHDPVYKVSIIPRGRALGVTMFLPEEDRYSLSKRALTSQICSLFGGRIAEEMTLGFDGVTTGASNDIMRATQLAKNMVTKWGLSEKLGPLMYVEEEGEVFLGRSMGSQQSSMSADTAKLIDQEVRSIIDGCYATAKRLLEENRHKLDAMAEALMKYETIDAEQIEDIMNGLTPREPKGWQGGDDNNGTPSAPVEVAESAEKPIGGPAAEL, from the coding sequence ATGGCAAAGAATTTGGTTCTGTGGCTGATCATCGCCGCCGTTTTGGTCACGGTGATGAACAATTTTTCCAGCCCGACTGAGTCGAACAAACTCAATTATTCGCAGTTTATCCAGCAGGTTCAGGATGGCGGCGTTAAGCGAGTAACAGTTGATGGCTTCATCATCAGCGGTACGCGCAGTGATGGCTCGTCTTTTGAAACGGTGCGTCCAGCGATTCAGGACAATGGCCTGATCAAGGACCTGATAGATAACAATGTCGAGATCGTCGGCAAGCAGCCTGAGCAGCAAAGCATCTGGACTCAGTTGCTGGTTGCCAGCTTCCCGATCCTCGTAATCATTGCCGTGTTCATGTTCTTTATGCGCCAGATGCAAGGTGGCGCAGGCGGTAAGGGCGGGCCGATGAGCTTCGGCAAGAGCAAGGCGCGCCTGCTTTCCGAAGATCAGGTTAAGACCACCTTTGCTGACGTCGCGGGTTGCGACGAGGCCAAGGAAGAAGTCAGCGAGCTGGTCGAGTTCCTGCGTGATCCAGGTAAATTCCAGCGCCTTGGTGGGCGTATCCCCCGTGGTGTGCTGATGGTCGGTTCACCAGGTACTGGTAAAACCTTGCTGGCCAAGGCAGTTGCTGGTGAGGCTAAGGTGCCGTTCTTCACTATCTCCGGTTCGGATTTCGTGGAAATGTTCGTCGGTGTCGGTGCATCCCGTGTGCGCGACATGTTCGAGCAGGCCAAGAAGCACGCGCCCTGCATCATCTTTATCGACGAAATCGACGCCGTTGGTCGCCATCGTGGTGCGGGTATGGGTGGTGGTCACGACGAGCGTGAGCAGACACTCAACCAGCTGCTGGTAGAAATGGACGGTTTTGAGGCGAACGACGGCATCATCGTGATTGCTGCCACCAACCGTCCTGACGTACTTGACCCAGCACTGCTGCGTCCGGGGCGTTTCGACCGTCAGGTTGTAGTTGGCTTGCCGGATATTCGTGGTCGTGAGCAGATTCTCAAAGTCCATATGCGCAAAGTGCCGATGGGTGAGGATGTTGCGCCAGCCGTGATTGCGCGGGGTACGCCGGGTTTCTCCGGCGCGGACCTGGCCAACCTGGTTAACGAAGCTTCTCTGTTTGCTGCGCGCTCCGGTAAGCGCGTGGTCGAGATGAAAGAGTTCGAGCTGGCCAAAGACAAAATCATGATGGGTGCCGAGCGCAAGACCATGGTCATGTCGGACAAGGAAAAGCTCAACACGGCCTTCCACGAAGCCGGTCACGCGATTGTTGGGCGCTTGGTGCCTGAACATGACCCTGTTTACAAAGTATCGATCATTCCGCGCGGTCGGGCTCTGGGTGTGACCATGTTCCTGCCTGAGGAAGATCGTTACAGCCTGAGCAAGCGTGCGTTAACCAGTCAGATTTGCTCGCTGTTCGGTGGTCGGATCGCCGAGGAAATGACCTTGGGCTTTGATGGCGTCACGACCGGTGCGTCCAATGACATCATGCGTGCCACCCAGCTGGCCAAAAACATGGTCACCAAATGGGGTTTGTCGGAAAAACTCGGTCCGCTGATGTATGTCGAGGAAGAGGGTGAGGTCTTCCTGGGTCGCAGCATGGGCAGCCAGCAAAGCAGCATGTCCGCGGACACAGCCAAGCTGATTGATCAGGAAGTACGCAGTATTATCGATGGCTGCTATGCCACTGCTAAGCGTCTGTTGGAGGAAAATCGCCACAAGCTTGATGCGATGGCTGAGGCGCTGATGAAGTATGAAACAATCGACGCTGAGCAGATTGAGGACATCATGAATGGCCTCACGCCGCGCGAGCCGAAAGGCTGGCAGGGCGGTGACGACAATAACGGCACACCTAGTGCGCCGGTTGAAGTCGCGGAGTCTGCGGAAAAACCAATCGGTGGTCCTGCCGCAGAACTCTAA
- the rlmE gene encoding 23S rRNA (uridine(2552)-2'-O)-methyltransferase RlmE: MARTKSSQGWLREHFNDPYVKMAQKDGYRSRASYKLLEIQEKDRILRPGITVVDLGSAPGGWSQVTSRVIGDKGTLIASDILEMDSIPDVTFIQGDFTEDAVFDQLLEAIGGRPVDLVISDMAPNMSGVRESDQPRAMYLCELALDLSTRVLRPGGDFLIKIFQGEGFAEYHKQVRQSFDKVQMRKPLSSRDRSREQYMLARGYRGL; encoded by the coding sequence GTGGCCCGTACCAAGAGCAGTCAAGGTTGGCTGAGAGAGCATTTCAACGACCCCTACGTCAAAATGGCGCAGAAGGATGGCTATCGTTCGCGCGCCAGCTACAAGCTGCTGGAGATCCAAGAGAAGGATCGCATCCTCCGGCCTGGCATCACGGTAGTCGATCTGGGTTCAGCCCCTGGTGGCTGGTCACAAGTCACCAGTCGGGTGATCGGTGACAAAGGCACGCTAATAGCCTCCGATATCCTTGAAATGGACAGTATCCCGGATGTCACTTTCATTCAGGGTGACTTTACCGAGGATGCAGTGTTCGATCAGCTTCTTGAGGCGATCGGGGGGCGTCCGGTAGACCTTGTGATTTCAGATATGGCCCCCAATATGAGTGGGGTGAGGGAGTCGGATCAGCCGCGGGCTATGTACTTGTGCGAGTTGGCGCTGGATTTGTCGACTCGGGTGTTGCGTCCGGGTGGTGATTTTCTAATCAAGATCTTCCAGGGCGAAGGCTTTGCTGAATACCACAAGCAAGTGCGACAGTCGTTCGACAAGGTGCAGATGCGCAAGCCGCTGTCTTCGCGTGACCGTTCTCGCGAGCAATACATGTTGGCGCGTGGCTATCGCGGTCTTTGA
- a CDS encoding YhbY family RNA-binding protein: protein MPLTQEQKKQFKSIGHHLKPVLIVADNGLTEGVQAELERALSDHELIKVQLRITEREGRLAAINELCKAGKAELVQVIGKMALIYRKNPKVNKNLSNVHRHHG from the coding sequence ATGCCGCTCACTCAAGAGCAGAAGAAACAATTCAAATCTATCGGCCACCATTTGAAGCCTGTATTGATCGTGGCTGACAATGGTTTGACCGAAGGTGTGCAGGCTGAACTGGAGCGTGCGCTCAGCGACCACGAGCTGATTAAAGTACAACTGCGCATCACCGAACGCGAAGGCCGCCTAGCCGCCATCAATGAGCTGTGTAAGGCCGGCAAAGCCGAGCTGGTCCAGGTTATCGGTAAAATGGCGCTGATCTACCGCAAGAACCCGAAAGTGAACAAAAATCTGTCCAACGTTCACCGCCATCACGGCTGA
- a CDS encoding DUF4149 domain-containing protein: MSRFVISKPGSRDAGAISWLLAQTLWVGGLWLLHFMLLPAITKIGLASLLVEEISNALRPLLIGLAAVCAGLQVLVLIRAERLTSLWRDARGQLLLVVVLMAGSYFAVRELLPGAELWLLFSYLVMAFCGLLLVLQPVPQTLKRKL, from the coding sequence TTGTCGAGGTTCGTCATCTCTAAGCCTGGCTCGCGTGATGCTGGCGCGATCAGCTGGCTGCTGGCCCAGACACTGTGGGTGGGTGGCCTTTGGCTGCTGCATTTTATGCTGCTGCCGGCGATTACCAAGATTGGCCTGGCGTCGTTGCTGGTCGAGGAGATCAGTAACGCCTTGAGGCCTTTGCTGATTGGTTTGGCGGCTGTTTGCGCGGGGTTGCAGGTGTTGGTGTTGATTCGCGCCGAGCGGCTGACAAGCCTGTGGCGCGATGCTCGCGGGCAGCTACTGCTGGTTGTGGTGCTGATGGCGGGGAGCTACTTCGCTGTACGCGAACTGCTGCCAGGGGCTGAGCTGTGGTTGCTGTTCAGTTATCTGGTGATGGCTTTTTGCGGCTTGTTACTGGTCTTGCAGCCAGTGCCGCAAACGCTCAAGCGTAAGCTCTAA
- the greA gene encoding transcription elongation factor GreA — protein sequence MTKYPMTVQGARALEEEHTHLTKVLRPKLSQDIGTARELGDLKENAEYHAAREQQGMVEARIRDIEGRLQNAVIIDVTSIEHTGKVIFGTTVEIANCETDESVIYQIVGEDEADIKKRKISVGSPIARALIGKEEGDVVVVQTPSGAIEYEIVEVRHL from the coding sequence ATGACTAAGTACCCCATGACTGTCCAGGGCGCTCGCGCCCTGGAAGAAGAGCACACGCACCTGACCAAGGTGCTACGGCCCAAGCTCAGCCAGGATATTGGTACTGCACGTGAGCTGGGTGATCTCAAGGAAAACGCCGAATACCACGCTGCTCGTGAGCAGCAGGGTATGGTTGAGGCGCGTATCCGCGATATCGAAGGTCGCTTGCAGAATGCGGTGATCATCGATGTCACCAGTATTGAGCACACTGGCAAGGTGATTTTCGGGACTACCGTGGAAATCGCCAACTGCGAAACTGATGAAAGCGTGATTTATCAGATCGTTGGTGAGGACGAAGCGGATATCAAGAAACGCAAGATATCCGTCGGCTCGCCGATTGCTCGCGCCTTGATTGGTAAGGAAGAGGGGGATGTGGTTGTAGTGCAGACCCCGAGCGGTGCGATCGAGTACGAAATTGTCGAGGTTCGTCATCTCTAA
- the carB gene encoding carbamoyl-phosphate synthase large subunit: MPKRTDIKSILILGAGPIVIGQACEFDYSGAQACKALKEEGYRVILVNSNPATIMTDPAMADATYIEPIKWSTVAKIIEKERPDALLPTMGGQTALNCALDLEKHGVLEKFGVEMIGANADTIDKAEDRSRFDKAMKDIGLACPVSGIAHNMEEAYAVLEKVGFPCIIRPSFTMGGTGGGIAYNREEFEEICARGIDLSPTSELLIDESLIGWKEYEMEVVRDKKDNCIIVCAIENFDPMGVHTGDSITVAPAQTLTDKEYQILRNASLAVLREIGVETGGSNVQFGICPNTGRMVVIEMNPRVSRSSALASKATGFPIAKIAAKLAVGYTLDELSNDITGGRTPASFEPAIDYVVTKIPRFAFEKFPKADARLTTQMKSVGEVMAIGRTFQESLQKALRGLEVGVAGFDEKLDLADPEAESTLRRELTVPSADRIWYIGDAFRAGKTVAEVFELTNIDEWFLVQIEDLIKDEERIKTLALSSIDRDAMYKLKRKGFSDIRLAKLLGVTEKTLRSQRHKLKVLPVYKRVDTCAAEFATDTAYMYSTYEEECEANPSSRDKIMILGGGPNRIGQGIEFDYCCVHAALALREDGYETIMVNCNPETVSTDYDISDRLYFEPVTLEDVLEIVRVEQPKGVIVQYGGQTPLKICRALQEAGVPIIGTSPDAIDRAEDRERFQQMVQRLGLRQPANATARSEDEALAHSKVIGYPLVVRPSYVLGGRAMEIVYQEDELKRYMREAVKVSNDSPVLLDHFLNCAIEIDIDAVCDGETVVIGAIMQHIEQAGVHSGDSACSLPPYSLPMHIQDEIREQVKKMALELGVVGLMNVQMAVQGEDIFVIEVNPRASRTVPFVSKCVGVSLAKVAARVMAGKSLAEAGYAKEIIPPYFSVKEAVFPFAKFPGVDPILGPEMKSTGEVMGVGDTFGEAFAKAQLGASEILPNTGCAFISVREDDKPEAVQVARDLVALGFEVVATAGTAKVIEAAGLPVRRVNKVTEGRPHVVDMIKNDEVTLIINTTEGRQSIADSYSIRRNALQHKIYCTTTIAAGQAICEALKFGPEKTVRRLQDLHAGIKA; the protein is encoded by the coding sequence ATGCCAAAACGTACAGACATAAAAAGCATCCTGATCCTCGGCGCTGGCCCGATCGTTATCGGCCAGGCCTGCGAGTTCGATTACTCCGGTGCGCAAGCGTGTAAAGCGCTGAAAGAAGAGGGCTACCGCGTCATTCTGGTGAACTCCAACCCAGCCACCATCATGACCGACCCGGCCATGGCTGACGCCACCTACATCGAACCGATCAAGTGGTCCACCGTGGCCAAGATCATCGAGAAGGAGCGCCCGGACGCCCTGCTGCCAACCATGGGCGGCCAGACTGCGCTGAACTGCGCGCTGGACCTGGAAAAGCACGGCGTGCTGGAGAAGTTCGGTGTTGAGATGATCGGTGCCAATGCCGACACCATCGACAAGGCTGAAGACCGCTCGCGCTTCGACAAGGCGATGAAAGACATCGGCTTGGCCTGCCCGGTTTCCGGCATTGCGCACAACATGGAAGAGGCCTACGCGGTCCTTGAGAAGGTCGGCTTCCCGTGCATCATCCGTCCGTCCTTCACCATGGGCGGCACCGGTGGCGGCATCGCTTACAACCGTGAAGAGTTCGAAGAAATCTGCGCCCGCGGTATCGATCTGTCGCCAACCAGCGAGCTGCTGATCGACGAATCACTGATCGGCTGGAAAGAGTACGAGATGGAGGTGGTCCGCGACAAAAAGGACAACTGCATCATCGTCTGTGCCATCGAAAACTTCGACCCGATGGGCGTGCACACCGGTGACTCGATCACTGTTGCCCCGGCTCAGACCCTGACCGACAAGGAATACCAGATCCTGCGTAACGCCTCCCTGGCGGTGCTGCGTGAGATCGGCGTGGAAACTGGTGGCTCCAACGTGCAGTTCGGCATTTGCCCGAATACCGGCCGCATGGTGGTGATCGAGATGAACCCGCGTGTGTCGCGTTCCTCGGCGCTGGCCTCCAAGGCCACCGGCTTCCCGATTGCCAAGATCGCTGCCAAACTGGCAGTCGGTTACACCCTCGACGAGCTGAGCAACGACATCACCGGTGGTCGCACCCCGGCCTCGTTCGAGCCAGCGATTGACTACGTCGTCACCAAAATCCCGCGTTTTGCCTTCGAGAAATTCCCCAAGGCCGACGCCCGTCTGACCACCCAGATGAAGTCTGTCGGTGAAGTCATGGCCATTGGCCGCACCTTCCAGGAATCCCTGCAGAAAGCCCTGCGCGGACTGGAAGTGGGCGTTGCCGGTTTCGATGAAAAGCTCGACCTGGCCGACCCGGAAGCTGAAAGCACCCTGCGCCGTGAGCTGACCGTGCCAAGCGCCGACCGTATCTGGTACATCGGCGATGCCTTCCGTGCGGGCAAGACCGTTGCAGAAGTCTTCGAGCTGACCAATATCGATGAGTGGTTCCTGGTACAGATCGAAGACCTGATCAAAGACGAAGAGCGCATCAAGACGTTGGCCCTGTCTAGCATTGATCGCGACGCGATGTACAAGCTCAAGCGCAAAGGCTTCTCCGATATACGCCTGGCCAAGCTGCTCGGTGTCACCGAGAAAACCCTGCGCAGCCAGCGTCACAAACTCAAGGTGCTGCCGGTCTACAAGCGCGTGGATACCTGTGCTGCTGAGTTCGCCACTGACACCGCCTACATGTACTCGACCTATGAGGAAGAGTGCGAGGCCAATCCGTCGAGCCGTGACAAGATCATGATCCTCGGCGGTGGGCCGAACCGTATCGGTCAGGGCATCGAGTTCGACTATTGCTGCGTTCACGCGGCGCTGGCGCTGCGTGAAGATGGTTACGAAACCATCATGGTCAACTGCAACCCGGAAACCGTATCGACCGACTACGACATCTCCGATCGCCTGTACTTCGAGCCAGTGACCTTGGAAGATGTGCTGGAAATCGTCCGTGTCGAGCAGCCGAAAGGTGTGATCGTGCAGTACGGCGGCCAGACTCCACTGAAGATCTGCCGCGCCCTGCAAGAGGCCGGCGTGCCGATTATCGGTACCTCGCCTGACGCTATCGACCGCGCCGAAGACCGCGAGCGTTTCCAGCAGATGGTCCAGCGCCTTGGTCTGCGTCAGCCGGCCAACGCCACTGCGCGCAGTGAAGATGAAGCGCTGGCGCACTCCAAAGTCATCGGTTACCCACTGGTGGTGCGTCCGTCCTACGTGCTCGGCGGTCGTGCGATGGAGATCGTCTATCAGGAAGACGAGCTCAAGCGCTACATGCGCGAAGCAGTGAAGGTTTCCAACGACAGCCCAGTGCTGCTCGATCACTTCCTCAACTGCGCCATCGAAATCGATATTGACGCGGTATGCGACGGCGAGACCGTGGTGATCGGCGCGATCATGCAGCACATCGAGCAGGCGGGGGTGCACTCCGGTGACTCGGCGTGCTCGCTGCCGCCGTACTCGTTGCCGATGCATATCCAGGATGAGATTCGCGAGCAGGTCAAAAAAATGGCCCTGGAGCTCGGTGTGGTCGGTCTGATGAACGTGCAAATGGCGGTGCAGGGCGAGGATATCTTCGTCATCGAAGTGAACCCGCGCGCCTCACGTACCGTTCCGTTCGTATCCAAGTGCGTCGGCGTCTCTTTGGCCAAGGTAGCGGCTCGTGTGATGGCCGGTAAGTCGCTGGCTGAGGCCGGTTACGCCAAGGAAATTATCCCGCCGTATTTCAGCGTTAAAGAAGCGGTGTTCCCGTTCGCCAAGTTCCCGGGTGTTGACCCGATCCTCGGACCGGAAATGAAGTCCACCGGCGAAGTTATGGGTGTCGGCGACACCTTCGGTGAAGCGTTCGCCAAGGCTCAGCTGGGCGCCAGTGAAATCCTGCCGAACACCGGCTGTGCCTTTATCAGTGTGCGTGAAGACGACAAGCCTGAAGCTGTTCAGGTTGCTCGTGACCTGGTGGCATTGGGCTTCGAAGTGGTTGCCACTGCCGGTACCGCCAAAGTGATTGAGGCGGCAGGTTTGCCGGTGCGTCGGGTGAACAAGGTGACCGAGGGTCGTCCGCACGTGGTCGACATGATCAAGAATGACGAAGTCACTCTGATCATCAACACCACTGAAGGTCGTCAGTCTATCGCTGACTCTTACTCCATTCGTCGTAACGCTCTGCAGCACAAGATCTACTGCACCACCACCATTGCGGCGGGTCAGGCGATCTGTGAAGCGCTGAAGTTCGGTCCCGAGAAGACCGTGCGCCGGCTGCAGGATCTGCATGCAGGAATCAAGGCATGA
- the carA gene encoding glutamine-hydrolyzing carbamoyl-phosphate synthase small subunit produces the protein MSKPALKPAILALADGSIFRGEAIGADGQTIGEVVFNTAMTGYQEILTDPSYAQQIVTLTYPHIGNTGTTPEDAESSQVWAAGLIIRDLPLTSSNWRNKQPLDEYLKERGTVAIAGIDTRRLTRILREKGSQNGCILVGDDATEEKALELARSFPGLKGMDLAKVVSCTERYEWRSSVWNLETDSHPEIPASELKYHVVAYDFGVKLNILRMLVERGCRVTVVPAQTPAADVLALSPDGVFLSNGPGDPAPCDYAISAIKEVLETDIPVFGICLGHQLLALASGAKTLKMGHGHHGANHPVQDLDTGVVMITSQNHGFAVDEDSLPSNLRAIHKSLFDGSLQGIERTDKDAFSFQGHPEASPGPADVAPLFDRFIETMAKRR, from the coding sequence TTGAGTAAGCCAGCCCTTAAACCTGCCATTTTGGCTCTTGCTGATGGCAGCATTTTTCGCGGCGAGGCCATCGGTGCCGATGGCCAAACTATTGGAGAGGTGGTTTTTAACACCGCCATGACCGGCTATCAGGAAATCCTTACCGATCCTTCCTATGCCCAGCAGATCGTTACCCTGACCTATCCGCACATCGGCAATACCGGCACCACGCCGGAAGACGCTGAGTCCAGTCAGGTCTGGGCCGCCGGCCTGATCATTCGCGATTTGCCGCTGACCTCCAGCAACTGGCGTAACAAGCAGCCACTGGATGAATACCTGAAAGAGCGCGGCACGGTCGCCATTGCCGGTATCGACACCCGTCGCCTGACCCGCATTTTGCGCGAGAAGGGCTCGCAGAACGGCTGCATTCTGGTGGGCGATGACGCCACTGAAGAGAAAGCACTGGAACTGGCGCGCAGCTTCCCAGGCCTCAAGGGTATGGATCTGGCCAAGGTGGTCAGCTGCACCGAGCGTTACGAGTGGCGCTCAAGCGTGTGGAATCTAGAAACCGACAGCCATCCAGAAATCCCTGCCAGTGAGCTGAAATATCACGTGGTGGCCTACGATTTCGGCGTCAAGTTGAACATCCTGCGCATGCTGGTTGAGCGCGGTTGCCGCGTGACAGTGGTGCCGGCGCAGACGCCTGCTGCCGATGTGCTCGCGCTGAGCCCGGACGGTGTGTTCCTGTCCAATGGCCCGGGTGACCCCGCGCCGTGCGATTACGCCATCAGCGCCATCAAAGAAGTGCTGGAAACCGACATTCCGGTCTTCGGCATCTGCCTCGGCCACCAGCTGCTGGCCCTGGCCTCCGGTGCCAAAACCCTGAAAATGGGCCACGGCCACCACGGTGCCAACCACCCGGTGCAAGACCTCGACACCGGCGTGGTGATGATCACCAGCCAAAACCACGGTTTTGCCGTGGATGAAGACAGCCTGCCGAGCAACCTGCGCGCGATTCACAAGTCGCTGTTTGATGGTTCCCTGCAAGGCATTGAGCGTACCGATAAGGACGCTTTCAGCTTCCAGGGTCACCCGGAGGCCAGTCCAGGCCCGGCGGACGTTGCGCCGTTGTTTGATCGCTTTATCGAAACCATGGCCAAGCGCCGTTAA